AAAGAGTTCTGTTTTCAGTGACTGGATCAGTTCCCCAATGCTTTAAATAGCTATTCAAAGTTGGCAAATCGGGAAATTGCACCCCAGGCAATTCACCTAGTTCTTTAGGCTCCTTTTTCTGGAACTCAGTTTGCAAGGGAAACAAACTCTGCAGAAGACACTTCTAGTAAGTGCAGTTCTATACATGACTAATCAAAGTATGTAAAGTCTAGATTATTCAAATCAGTGAATGACTAGTAATAATTGCTATATTACCTTAGTGTAAGAAAACTCTGGCAAATCACTGCTATTTGAAAATTTCTTGCAGATCAAAGCCATGGCATAAGATGAATTTCTCTCTGTAAGCTCAAAAGCCATAAGCCCACCGACATAATAAGTATTCCTTGAACCTTGAAGCTCAGACTCCAACTTTTCATAGAATCCGTTTCTCATATCTGCACTTGAAACTTCAAGATTTAGAATTCTTGCTTGAAAGGGGAAGCTGAATTTTGAAAactactgaaaaaaaaaataccttggCTGCTGACATGAGGAAAGTACTTAAAACGACGTTGAAGAATGAAATTCTCAACTTCTCCCCCCATGGATTTTATTGATTTGATTGCAAGATCAGTGACCGTTTGACCCTTAATATCAGCAGAGTTGCCATAGGACCAGAACAAGAATATGTTACTGTCTGCATAAAACTTCTGCATGGCAACTGGATTTCCAATTGTGCTAGGATCTTCCATATATTCTCTAAAATAGTAAAATCCAACAGGCATATGTTCCATTCCCTTTATCTTTAAAACAGTTGTGTAGTAGTCATTTGTTTCAACTTTGCTGAACAAATCTTTTTCAAGTTCACTCACATCCATGACTTCTGATTCACACTCTGCCAcaagaaaaagatttgattttgaCATACTGTTGGTATAAAGATTTTTACAGAACAACCTATcttagatataaattttaaagtgaTAAATGTACATACCTAAGTTTGTTGAAGGCACTGATCTATAAGTTCTTCCATATTTTAGTGGGAAGTTACCCGAGATTATGATCTTATCAAATTCCATAGTTTCAATTTCATTCGAGCACTTGATATTAACGGTCACACTGTCAGAGTTCCTCTTGATTGTGAGCACTTCAGTGTTACAGTGAAGTTTTATAGGAAGTGATTCAGCAATCCTCTGCCAAAGACTCGTATATCCACCTTTAAATCGTCGAATTTTTCCAGCCATGGAAGTTCTGGTAAATTCATGAAGGTAGGCATAAGGCATATCTTGAACAAACCCGTATCCTGAAGCAGTGTAACCATAAGCCACGGATTTAGGGATAGATTTAAGTCCATGTTGCTCAAGATATTCTGGAGCTAAGTCTGAAGCAACTTCACTGACAGCATGAACCCCTAAACGACCCGAATGCTTCACCTTTTCCTGTCAGTAGCAACAGTAGAGTTAACATCATTCAACTTACAAGTTTCAATTTTGAAGTTCTAGGAACTAAGGATTTTTCTGTGTGTCTATGAAAGAAAAGTAGTAGAGACTAACTTGGATTGCTAATGTAAGTGACATGACAGATACATAATCATCAGCAACTTTGATATCTTGGTATTTTCCTGAGGAACTGTCAATAACAGCAAGCTTGTGGGAATCCATTTCTTCTAGTGGAGAACCTGTTTCTTTTGCCAAGTGAAAGATGATTGGAGCACTGCTTGCAGCCAGAACTTGGCCACCTAGATCATAAACTCTTCCTGTGTAGAACACATACAATTAAAATCCACAGTCAATTGGATTAACCAGAGAATGGTATTTGGATATAGAATACCTTCAATTTCTACAGACTCACACATGCCCCCAACTGCATGATGTTTCTCTAAGACAGTGACATTATTATATCCAAGCCTGATCAATGCATAAGCAGCTGATAAGCCACTTGGACCAGCACCCACTATTCCAATTTTGGTGTTTACTGGCATGGAAGGATGAAGCTTGGAGAATTGATCCTCTACTGATTTTTCTGGATCCATCTCAGAATCCTGCAATCAGTGAAAGTTGTGAGATCAATTGACAACTTTGTCTTCAACTTCACTTGCTTCAGTTTTAATCcatatacatacatcattctCCAATCTCACAGTACACAAGTGAATGTCATGATCatgctcaaaagttttctctTCTGATAGTGTTGTTAGAACTTAACGTACAATCATAAAGAATCagaaaacagttttttttttctaaacaaattAACAAGGTGTTTTGTTTCCTTAAGGGAAGAAAGTTGCCAAATTTAGAAAAGACCACTTCACGAGTTTGACTTGCTCTTCGATATTTAAGAAATTGCAGCAATGTTTTTAGAGAAGTTAACCAACACATACCTTAACAGAAGCAATTTCTCTTGAAGAGGACTTCTCAGTCAGCTTGGACCATTATTGCAAGCACCTCTTGATGTGACTGCAATGTCATTGTAAGCATAAACTCGTAAATTTGAAGTGCACAGCACAAGCAACACAGATGAAAGTGGTAGGAAAATTTCAGACAGATTCCGAGACAAAAGAGGAGACATGCTGAGATACTGATATGGCAGTTCATGGCCATGATGAGTGAAAAAAAGGGTTATAAGCAAGACTGAAGAGAAGAAAAGTAGTTATTGTAGTTACCTCAGTGACTATGGAGCACGTTAAGTTTTTCTGTAGTGCATGATGCCAAATGGCATGTGTGGAAAAATGAAGAGTTATTTGAAGTTGAGTTGGATACTGTTTTGATGCTTGGAATGAATTGAGGTGAGGTCATTGCATTGCTTTGCATTGcagtaatatataaaaaagaatgatTCAAAACTCCAAAAGTACTCCTAAGAGTAGCGACAAGTTGATACTGTTGTTCAACCGGTCTTCGATATCTACGAGAGTTTCACTTTCTTTCCAACACATCAAATCTTAAACATTGCATTTGGAGATCCAAATATTCCCTTTGTGGAATCCGTGATACTCAATTTTACCTCAATCTTGTCATAGATAATAACTAATGTTGTTTAATCTTAATCTTCTTTGATGCTTGGTTAAATTAACTTAATGTTTTTATAACTTCAAAGTTTTTGGTATATGCTTGTAATTGAGATTTATCTTGAAGGATATCCTTCATGAACTAGGATTTTGGCTTAGACCAATTCTATTGAAAAGTGATTCTTAATTCTGGTATATACTATATCCCtggattattttaaattttatgatatttttcaaacaatttattAGTTAATTGGTTGGTATAACTTAATGTTTGATGTCgtatttatgttattaattaagGAATTCAAATACAGGTTGACTGAACTTTATTATTAAGAGATTTGAACAAAACTATTAATGCAAAATCTTAGTGAACTTTTctatggaaaaaaaattctaagCACCTCGGAACCATAGCCAGGATGTTTATATTTGGTTTCAAATTTCAACACAATCTTCTTTTACCCTATCTTTGttacaaaagaataaaataaagaatattcgagaatttttttcattgtttccCAATTATCTTTTCCCATCACTTAgtagattatttaaaaatgattttattactaattaattTGTCGTTAATGTACGTGAGCTTTAGTAGTGtacaaatcaatttttatactttcaataagaatatgaattttaagctaattaatataaaactcaATAATATACTTAATATCATTTTAGTTATGAATTGATGATACGTAACATATAACATATTTGTATTTTACGTTATAAATTAACTTTGATTCTTGTGATTTTTCCTAAGCATATGTTTGCACACTAGAAAAGAAACATTGAATttgacattctttttttttcggaaattaatattttaaagacatATAATATAGAAATACATGTTTGTTTAAAAacgaaaagaaaacatataccAAATATGCTATTTTACTCACACtttggcatttttttttcattgttcgTAGGAAAGTATGAAATAATGGAAATTCAAGGTTAATTAATAGTGATTCGGTTTGAATCTTATCACATATGGAATGATACATAGTGTTCTTACCTGAATTTTGTCCATAGTAAAGCATTGTTAAAAACTTCAAGAACTAGTTAAGATAAAAAATGATTGGTTAAAATCAAGAAATTGCTTGACAAGTATTGAAaggaattaaataaataaataaataaatgtaaaggCTAACATTTatcttttgtgttttatttcattcaatcatttgtcttttaaaaatttaactcaattatttatatttttaaggtggtttaaaatgtttattttgtcAAGTTAAacttgataatattttaaattaatacatGTCATTTCCCTCTTTTTCTCCTCCACGCACTCAATTCTCAGATTCCCTATTCAccattcaattatttttcttcttcttttttctcccaaaaaataaaaattaaaactttgcaTTAAATGTTTAATGACATCCCAAAATTTCACTTTGACTTGACCTTTCTCTCATCGaaagataatttttagttattgtttGTGTCAAAGCTAAAAGAAGTTACAAAAACTTTGACTTGACCTTTCTCTCATTGAAAAATGAAGTTTCTTTCTTTGTTGCTATTATTTTTGAAGACATTATCTACTGTTAAAGAATAGGTTGGGTGTAGGTGTGAGTACATGAAGAGATTTAGTTTgatggaaaaaagaaagaaagaaagattaattttaagttAACCAAAGGATAATTTTGAATCACttcaaagatataaaaaataaataaattgaacttttaaaatttaagagatGAAATCGAATAAAACGTAAAATATgggtttataataaaaaaagtggtTTTATGAAGCATTGATGTAAAGGTTATGAAAGTCAAAAAATGATGATTAGGAATGTATTGTTTGTATATTAGTGATGCAATGTA
This region of Vigna unguiculata cultivar IT97K-499-35 chromosome 5, ASM411807v1, whole genome shotgun sequence genomic DNA includes:
- the LOC114184778 gene encoding uncharacterized protein LOC114184778; translated protein: MSPLLSRNLSEIFLPLSSVLLVLCTSNLRVYAYNDIAVTSREEKTFEHDHDIHLCTVRLENDDSEMDPEKSVEDQFSKLHPSMPVNTKIGIVGAGPSGLSAAYALIRLGYNNVTVLEKHHAVGGMCESVEIEGRVYDLGGQVLAASSAPIIFHLAKETGSPLEEMDSHKLAVIDSSSGKYQDIKVADDYVSVMSLTLAIQEKVKHSGRLGVHAVSEVASDLAPEYLEQHGLKSIPKSVAYGYTASGYGFVQDMPYAYLHEFTRTSMAGKIRRFKGGYTSLWQRIAESLPIKLHCNTEVLTIKRNSDSVTVNIKCSNEIETMEFDKIIISGNFPLKYGRTYRSVPSTNLECESEVMDVSELEKDLFSKVETNDYYTTVLKIKGMEHMPVGFYYFREYMEDPSTIGNPVAMQKFYADSNIFLFWSYGNSADIKGQTVTDLAIKSIKSMGGEVENFILQRRFKYFPHVSSQGIFFFSSFQNSASPFKQEF